A region of Solanum dulcamara chromosome 7, daSolDulc1.2, whole genome shotgun sequence DNA encodes the following proteins:
- the LOC129894858 gene encoding uncharacterized protein LOC129894858: protein MAQDFMDRFKFNTEAIPDRFYLMKLEKKSTESFREYAMRWRADAAKVQPPMIESIKTGRITNLAALQATSKAIQSDSIGGAFKKKKDGVSAVMTIQERRPNQMLTYQNPLPQPSYHSQYTQVPQPYYQPSVAPYPVYTTQPIYYPSRAPTYPNPSQYRPTYPPQSHYQTQNRPSNPPRPRPNFERRPPKTYTPLAEPLSQLYERLRTAGILQPIQARIPNPLPGWYDNTKHCTYHSGAAGHDTENGLTLKDKIEALIKEGVIQLRGAAPNVNNNPLPNHENVNMITIDEECNLEGTILPIKEEKNVMASAFIAPIITIQARAPFEVEVLVPKPRITVLVAQSTHFDTKAVPWSYSTDTKDKGKGKVVVEAAAAGKTRSGRCYTPEGVARIVPNKEVNQKRVVIEAEIEDFWRKMPTKEYSVVEQLKKTPAQISLMSLLMSSETHKSALVKVLSEAYVPANIISENLSAMVGQVLEANKVCFHEEELPSEGLGHNKALNITVRCRDKFVSRVLIDNGSAVNICPFNTLRALGINIEKIRESHVRVRGFDGTQRGVIGEIDLPLQIGPEEFVVEF from the exons ATGGCACAGGATTTCATGGATAGGTTCAAGTTCAACACTGAGGCCATACCAGATAGATTCTATTTgatgaaattagaaaaaaagtcGACGGAGTCTTTTAGAGAATATGCCATGAGATGGAGAGCAGATGCTGCAAAAGTTCAACCTCCGATGATAGAAA GTATTAAAACTGGGAGAATCACTAATTTGGCAGCCTTGCAAGCAACAAGTAAAGCAATTCAGTCAGATTCAATTGGAGGAGCctttaagaagaagaaggacggAGTGTCCGCTGTCATGACCATCCAGGAACGTAGGCCAAACCAAATGTTAACATACCAAAACCCTTTACCCCAACCTTCATACCATAGTCAGTATACCCAAGTCCCTCAGCCATATTACCAGCCTTCTGTCGCCCCTTATCCAGTTTATACCACTCAGCCAATATATTATCCATCCAGAGCGCCTACTTATCCAAATCCCTCACAATACCGACCTACATACCCACCTCAATCCCATTATCAAACACAAAATCGCCCATCAAATCCACCAAGGCCCcgcccaaactttgaaagaagaCCACCCAAAACCTATACACCTTTAGCCGAACCTTTATCCCAACTATATGAAAGGTTGAGAACCGCAGGGATACTCCAACCAATCCAAGCACGAATTCCTAACCCCCTTCCCGGATGGTATGATAACACTAAGCATTGCACCTATCACTCTGGAGCTGCTGGACATGACACCGAAAACGGTCTTACTCTCAAGGACAAGATTGAGGCATTAATCAAAGAAGGAGTTATTCAACTCAGAGGTGCTGCCCCCAATGTAAATAACAATCCTCTTCCAAATCATGAGAATGTAAACATGATCACCATTGATGAAGAATGCAATTTGGAAGGGACTATTTTGCCaatcaaagaagagaaaaatgtcaTGGCATCAGCCTTTATTGCTCCCATTATCACAATCCAGGCGCGAGCGCCATTTGAAGTGGAAGTTTTGGTTCCTAAACCTAGGATTACGGTTTTGGTtgctcaatcaactcattttgATACTAAAGCAGTTCCCTGGAGTTACTCAACTGACACAAAGGACAAAGGGAAAGGAAAGGTAGTTGTAGAAGCTGCTGCTGCCGGAAAGACAAGATCGGGGCGATGTTATACCCCTGAAGGTGTTGCACGAATCGTACCGAATAAGGAAGTTAACCAAAAGAGGGTTGTGATAGAAGCTGAAATAGAGGATTTCTGGAGGAAAATGCCAACAAAAGAATACTCTGTTGTTGAACAATTGAAGAAGACTCCCGCCCAAATTTCCTTGATGTCATTATTGATGAGTTCTGAAACTCACAAGAGCGCTTTGGTGAAAGTTCTAAGTGAAGCTTATGTTCCGGCCAATATCATAAGTGAGAATCTTTCAGCCATGGTAGGGCAGGTTTTGGAAGCAAACAAAGTCTGTTTTCACGAAGAGGAATTACCATCTGAAGGTTTGGGACATAACAAAGCATTGAACATCACTGTCAGGTGTAGGGACAAGTTTGTTTCTAGAGTTCTGATTGACAATGGTTCAGCTGTTAACATATGTCCTTTCAATACCCTTCGAGCTTTGGGAATTAATATCGAGAAAATTCGTGAAAGTCATGTGAGGGTTAGAGGTTTTGATGGGACACAAAGGGGAGTCATTGGCGAAATTGATTTGCCACTACAAATTGGACCCGAGGAGTTCGTGGTAGAATTCTAA
- the LOC129894859 gene encoding uncharacterized protein LOC129894859, producing the protein MTGSSASDQDGLGLVTIPRDEPEASEGRDPIPYNEHIANLMQQMANMQREIDRLRNLTNLSISLNTPLPEHGADATIPPVDSPSPQDFPPNLSPFKTNMTAPKQPVNQPQVNFANINSQQTNLLPFTTPYVSQTPVLQTTLTQAPLTETNPLTQKDPLTQTNPLIQKYQTIQHIPVTHTTTSNMQYVPQVYVTEAQPFVTPIPTIPEVDPYEEMERKARSKTDESVAREIRNLKKAFKSIQLHKECEGFEYEDLCVHPDVELPAGYKVPKFDVFDGKGNPRAHLRSYCDKLVGVGKDEAIRMKLFIRSLTGEALDWYTSQDPKKWHS; encoded by the coding sequence ATGACTGGTTCAAGTGCATCCGATCAAGATGGTTTAGGACTTGTCACTATCCCAAGAGATGAACCTGAGGCTTCAGAAGGAAGGGATCCTATTCCTTATAATGAACATATTGCTAACCTGATGCAACAAATGGCCAATATGCAAAGAGAGATCGATCGACTTCGAAACCTTACCAATTTGTCCATTAGCCTAAATACACCACTTCCCGAACATGGGGCAGATGCAACTATTCCACCTGTTGACTCTCCCTCGCCTCAAGACTTCCCTCCAAATCTTTCCCCTTTCAAAACCAATATGACTGCTCCTAAACAACCCGTTAACCAACCACAAGTCAATTTCGCAAACATCAACTCACAACAAACCAATCTACTACCTTTCACTACCCCTTATGTTTCCCAAACTCCAGTCCTCCAAACTACACTTACCCAAGCTCCACTCACTGAAACTAACCCACTTACCCAAAAAGACCCACTCACCCAAACCAACCCGCTCATCCAAAAATACCAAACGATCCAACATATACCTGTGACACATACTACAACTTCTAACATGCAATATGTGCCACAAGTATACGTAACAGAAGCTCAACCTTTCGTTACTCCAATACCAACCATCCCAGAAGTCGATCCATATGAGGAGATGGAGAGAAAGGCCAGATCAAAAACAGATGAAAGTGTAGCTAGGGAGATTCGTAATTTGAAAAAAGCATTCAAAAGTATCCAACTTCACAAGGAATGTGAAGGGTTTGAGTATGAGGATTTATGTGTTCATCCTGATGTCGAGTTGCCTGCAGGATATAAAGTACCAAAATTTGATGTGTTTGATGGGAAGGGAAATCCACGAGCTCATTTAAGATCGTATTGTGACAAGCTAGTTGGAGTGGGGAAAGATGAGGCCATTAGAATGAAATTATTCATAAGGAGTTTGACAGGAGAAGCACTGGATTGGTATACAAGTCAAGATCCGAAGAAATGGCATAGTTGA